The Polymorphobacter megasporae genome window below encodes:
- a CDS encoding carbohydrate ABC transporter permease, translating to MAVRTGGRIRTIVLALLSLATAAPLIWMIGVSLMPKGAASAFPPPLWPGHPTLANYRELLFPHIDASGGATSYRIVPAIVNSTLLATLATVIGLGLTLPAGYAFAKLRFTGRARLLQAMLALAVIPTQVTLLPLFLMLKAAGLINTYAGVLVPGLAGIYGVLFVRQAALAIPDEMLDAARLDGASEWHILTRIVAPLLRPVVVTLALFTFLASWSDFLWPLIAITDQRLYTLPVALAAISREHGQDVELMMAGAVVTTLPVLILFVALQRSYFSGVLGGGIKG from the coding sequence ATGGCTGTGAGAACCGGAGGCAGAATTCGGACGATCGTGCTGGCCCTGCTGTCGCTCGCGACCGCCGCGCCGCTGATCTGGATGATCGGCGTCTCGCTGATGCCGAAGGGCGCAGCCTCAGCGTTCCCACCCCCGCTGTGGCCGGGCCACCCGACGCTGGCCAACTACCGCGAGCTGCTGTTCCCGCACATCGATGCGTCAGGCGGCGCGACGAGCTACCGGATCGTGCCGGCGATCGTAAACAGCACGTTGCTCGCGACGCTCGCGACGGTCATCGGGCTCGGGCTGACGCTACCCGCCGGTTACGCCTTCGCCAAGCTGCGCTTCACCGGCCGCGCACGACTGCTTCAAGCGATGCTCGCGCTCGCGGTGATCCCGACGCAGGTGACGCTGCTGCCACTCTTCCTGATGCTCAAGGCCGCCGGGCTGATCAACACCTACGCCGGGGTCCTCGTCCCCGGGCTAGCCGGAATCTATGGCGTGCTGTTCGTCCGCCAGGCGGCGCTCGCGATCCCGGACGAGATGCTCGATGCGGCGCGACTCGACGGCGCGAGCGAATGGCACATCCTCACCCGGATCGTCGCGCCGCTGCTGCGCCCGGTGGTGGTGACGCTCGCGCTGTTCACCTTTCTCGCCAGCTGGAGCGACTTCCTGTGGCCGCTCATCGCGATCACCGACCAGCGGCTCTATACGCTCCCCGTCGCGCTCGCCGCGATCAGCCGCGAACATGGGCAGGACGTCGAGCTGATGATGGCGGGCGCGGTGGTGACGACGCTGCCGGTTCTGATCCTGTTCGTCGCGCTCCAGCGGTCGTACTTCAGCGGTGTCCTCGGCGGGGGCATCAAGGGCTGA